The proteins below are encoded in one region of Oryzias melastigma strain HK-1 linkage group LG9, ASM292280v2, whole genome shotgun sequence:
- the LOC112148856 gene encoding apoptosis-inducing factor 3 isoform X1, giving the protein MGGCFSKPKAVEVKVELSLLEKEKEVDGLSPNGKASPFADCRPNGALGHGSEDDSGLLPLNLKTRDYVEASVCHVKDLENGQMREVDLGSGRALLIKEHGEFFAMGHKCPHYGAPLVKGVLSKGHVRCPWHGACFNVTTGDIEDFPGLDSLPVFQVRVEKEKVIIRANKQALQSQKRSKPMARCSSVIHSSAGFSHVLIIGSGPAALVCAETLRQEGFTDRIVMCTMDRHPPYDRPKLSKSLESTAEQLRLRSVDFLQDHDIELLTEKEVAAVDVKTRTVTFEDGLKMEYRKLFIATGSKPKPMNYKGKEVKNVFHLQTPEDANSIARLANNKNAVIVGTSFVGMEVAAALTDKAHSVSVIGIESLPFKKALGEKVGKVIMKLFEANRVKFYMLNEVSEMIGHHGQLKEVVLKSGKVLRADVCVIGAGSVPASGFLKQSGIHLDSKGFITVNKMMQTNVEGVFAGGDVVTFPFPPRNNKKVNIPHWQMAHVHGRVAALSMMGRAAEAKTVPYFWSAMFGKTIRYAGYGDGFDDVIIQGDLDELRFVAFYTRSEEVVAVASMNYDPIVSRVAEVLGSGKTIKKRDVEMLARLGKTGDISWLIDKGSH; this is encoded by the exons GTTAAAGTGGAACTCTCACtactggaaaaagaaaaagaggtgGACGGCTTGTCGCCAAACGGCAAAGCGAGTCCTTTTGCCGACTGTCGACCAAACGGGGCGCTGGGACACGGGTCCGAGGACGACTCGGGCCTTCTCCCACTCAACCTCAAAACACGGGACTATGTGGAGGCCTCCGTTTGTCATGTTAAAGATCTGGAAAATGGACA GATGCGGGAGGTCGATCTGGGAAGCGGCAGAGCTCTGCTGATCAAAGAACATGGGGAGTTCTTTGCTATGGGCCACAAGTGTCCCCACTATGGGGCACCTTTGGTCAAAG GTGTGCTGTCAAAAGGACACGTGCGATGTCCCTGGCACGGCGCCTGTTTTAATGTCACAACAGGAGACATTGAGGATTTTCCTGGTCTGGATAGTCTCCCCGTCTTCCAG GTCAGAGTTGAGAAGGAGAAGGTCATTATTCGTGCTAACAAGCAG gcTCTTCAATCACAGAAAAGATCAAAACCAATGGCAAGATGTTCATCTGTTATTCACTCCAGCGCAGGTTTCAGCCATGTTCTCATCATTGGCTCAG GACCGGCAGCTCTGGTGTGTGCAGAGACTCTGAGGCAGGAGGGCTTCACTGATCGCATTGTCATGTGCACCATGGACAGACATCCTCCTTATGACAGACCTAAACTGAGTAAG TCCTTAGAAAGCACAGCGGAACAGCTGAGGCTGCGCTCTGTGGACTTCCTGCAGGACCATGACATTGAATTGCTCACAGAGAAAGAG GTTGCAGCAGTAGATGTGAAGACTCGAACTGTGACCTTTGAGGACGGCTTAAAGATGGAGTACAGGAAACTCTTTATTGCTACAGGAAGCAA ACCAAAACCGATGAACTATAAGGGCAAAGAGGTCAAGAACGTGTTCCACCTCCAGACGCCTGAAGATGCAAACAGCATAGCCAGGCTAGCCAACAACAAGAATGCAGTGATTGTAGGAACATCATTTGTTG GTATGGAGGTGGCTGCAGCTCTGACTGACAAGGCCCACTCAGTGTCTGTCATTGGCATCGAGTCCCTGCCTTTTAAAAAAGCTCTTGGAGAAAAAGTCGGCAAAGTCATAATGAAG CTGTTTGAGGCCAACAGAGTGAAGTTCTACATGCTGAACGAGGTGTCAGAGATGATTGGCCATCATGGACAG CTGAAAGAGGTTGTTTTGAAGAGTGGGAAAGTCCTCCGAGCAGATGTGTGTGTCATAGGAGCAG GTAGTGTTCCTGCGTCAGGCTTTTTGAAGCAGAGCGGCATCCACCTGGACTCTAAGGGTTTTATCACTGTAAACAAG ATGATGCAGACAAACGTTGAAGGGGTCTTTGCTGGAGGTGATGTGGTGACGTTTCCATTCCCTCCGCGCAACAACAAGAAGGTGAACATCCCTCACTGGCAGATGGCTCATGTGCACG GCAGGGTGGCAGCTCTCAGCATGATGGGTAGAGCCGCTGAGGCCAAAACCGTGCCTTACTTCTGGTCAGCCATGTTTGGGAAGACCATTCGCTATGCAG gTTATGGTGATGgatttgatgatgtcattataCAAGGGGACCTGGATGAACTGCGATTTGTAGCATTTTATACCAG GAGTGAGGAGGTGGTTGCTGTTGCCAGCATGAACTACGATCCCATCGTATCTAGAGTTGCAGAGGTACTTGGATCTGGAAAGACCATAAAAAAGCGAGATGTGGA GATGTTAGCACGACTCGGCAA GACTGGAGATATTTCTTGGTTGATTGACAAAGGCTCCCATTGA
- the LOC112148856 gene encoding apoptosis-inducing factor 3 isoform X2, producing the protein MGGCFSKPKAVEVKVELSLLEKEKEVDGLSPNGKASPFADCRPNGALGHGSEDDSGLLPLNLKTRDYVEASVCHVKDLENGQMREVDLGSGRALLIKEHGEFFAMGHKCPHYGAPLVKGVLSKGHVRCPWHGACFNVTTGDIEDFPGLDSLPVFQVRVEKEKVIIRANKQALQSQKRSKPMARCSSVIHSSAGFSHVLIIGSGPAALVCAETLRQEGFTDRIVMCTMDRHPPYDRPKLSKSLESTAEQLRLRSVDFLQDHDIELLTEKEVAAVDVKTRTVTFEDGLKMEYRKLFIATGSKPKPMNYKGKEVKNVFHLQTPEDANSIARLANNKNAVIVGTSFVGMEVAAALTDKAHSVSVIGIESLPFKKALGEKVGKVIMKLFEANRVKFYMLNEVSEMIGHHGQLKEVVLKSGKVLRADVCVIGAGSVPASGFLKQSGIHLDSKGFITVNKMMQTNVEGVFAGGDVVTFPFPPRNNKKVNIPHWQMAHVHGRVAALSMMGRAAEAKTVPYFWSAMFGKTIRYAGYGDGFDDVIIQGDLDELRFVAFYTRSEEVVAVASMNYDPIVSRVAEVLGSGKTIKKRDVETGDISWLIDKGSH; encoded by the exons GTTAAAGTGGAACTCTCACtactggaaaaagaaaaagaggtgGACGGCTTGTCGCCAAACGGCAAAGCGAGTCCTTTTGCCGACTGTCGACCAAACGGGGCGCTGGGACACGGGTCCGAGGACGACTCGGGCCTTCTCCCACTCAACCTCAAAACACGGGACTATGTGGAGGCCTCCGTTTGTCATGTTAAAGATCTGGAAAATGGACA GATGCGGGAGGTCGATCTGGGAAGCGGCAGAGCTCTGCTGATCAAAGAACATGGGGAGTTCTTTGCTATGGGCCACAAGTGTCCCCACTATGGGGCACCTTTGGTCAAAG GTGTGCTGTCAAAAGGACACGTGCGATGTCCCTGGCACGGCGCCTGTTTTAATGTCACAACAGGAGACATTGAGGATTTTCCTGGTCTGGATAGTCTCCCCGTCTTCCAG GTCAGAGTTGAGAAGGAGAAGGTCATTATTCGTGCTAACAAGCAG gcTCTTCAATCACAGAAAAGATCAAAACCAATGGCAAGATGTTCATCTGTTATTCACTCCAGCGCAGGTTTCAGCCATGTTCTCATCATTGGCTCAG GACCGGCAGCTCTGGTGTGTGCAGAGACTCTGAGGCAGGAGGGCTTCACTGATCGCATTGTCATGTGCACCATGGACAGACATCCTCCTTATGACAGACCTAAACTGAGTAAG TCCTTAGAAAGCACAGCGGAACAGCTGAGGCTGCGCTCTGTGGACTTCCTGCAGGACCATGACATTGAATTGCTCACAGAGAAAGAG GTTGCAGCAGTAGATGTGAAGACTCGAACTGTGACCTTTGAGGACGGCTTAAAGATGGAGTACAGGAAACTCTTTATTGCTACAGGAAGCAA ACCAAAACCGATGAACTATAAGGGCAAAGAGGTCAAGAACGTGTTCCACCTCCAGACGCCTGAAGATGCAAACAGCATAGCCAGGCTAGCCAACAACAAGAATGCAGTGATTGTAGGAACATCATTTGTTG GTATGGAGGTGGCTGCAGCTCTGACTGACAAGGCCCACTCAGTGTCTGTCATTGGCATCGAGTCCCTGCCTTTTAAAAAAGCTCTTGGAGAAAAAGTCGGCAAAGTCATAATGAAG CTGTTTGAGGCCAACAGAGTGAAGTTCTACATGCTGAACGAGGTGTCAGAGATGATTGGCCATCATGGACAG CTGAAAGAGGTTGTTTTGAAGAGTGGGAAAGTCCTCCGAGCAGATGTGTGTGTCATAGGAGCAG GTAGTGTTCCTGCGTCAGGCTTTTTGAAGCAGAGCGGCATCCACCTGGACTCTAAGGGTTTTATCACTGTAAACAAG ATGATGCAGACAAACGTTGAAGGGGTCTTTGCTGGAGGTGATGTGGTGACGTTTCCATTCCCTCCGCGCAACAACAAGAAGGTGAACATCCCTCACTGGCAGATGGCTCATGTGCACG GCAGGGTGGCAGCTCTCAGCATGATGGGTAGAGCCGCTGAGGCCAAAACCGTGCCTTACTTCTGGTCAGCCATGTTTGGGAAGACCATTCGCTATGCAG gTTATGGTGATGgatttgatgatgtcattataCAAGGGGACCTGGATGAACTGCGATTTGTAGCATTTTATACCAG GAGTGAGGAGGTGGTTGCTGTTGCCAGCATGAACTACGATCCCATCGTATCTAGAGTTGCAGAGGTACTTGGATCTGGAAAGACCATAAAAAAGCGAGATGTGGA GACTGGAGATATTTCTTGGTTGATTGACAAAGGCTCCCATTGA